A stretch of the Salarias fasciatus chromosome 3, fSalaFa1.1, whole genome shotgun sequence genome encodes the following:
- the LOC115385854 gene encoding tripartite motif-containing protein 16-like, whose translation MAQRGSQLDPLKFSCSICLDLLKDPLTVPCGHSYCSSCIQSHWDEEKKKGIYSCPQCRKEFRQRPDLEKNLLLAELVEDLKKTGLQAAAAESRDKLQDVLRETETNVSLRASEEELSLLQPQPESRADFLQYSTQIILDGNTLNSRLSLSSGDRKASLVLLHQPYSDHSDRFIGTFQVLGRQSLTGRHYWEVEWTARGVDVAVTYKNISKADHEYGFGCNDKSWGLICYDKTFTFRHKKIRTPLSGPRSPSSRVGVYLDHRAGVLAFYSVSMATMTLLHRVHVAFTQPVYAGVNIYPWAVHFWNLRKGTSVEFLKPQ comes from the coding sequence ATGGCTCAGAGAGGATCTCAGCTGGATCCACTAAAGTTCTCttgctccatctgtctggatctcctgaaggatccgctgacggttccctgtggacacagctactgcagcagcTGTATTCAAAGCCACTgggatgaagagaagaagaagggaatctacagctgtcctcagtgcaggaaggagttcAGACAGAGACCTGACCTGGAGAAGAACCTCCTGTTAGCAGAGTTagtggaggatctgaagaagactggactccaagctgctgcagcagagagcagagacaaactgcAGGACGTcctgagagagacggagacaaaCGTCTCACTGAGAGCCTCTGAAGAGgagctttcactgctgcagcctcagccagagagcagagcagacttcctgcagtATTCGACTCAGATCATTCTGGATGGAAACACTTTAAACAGCAGGCTGTCTTTGTCCAGCGGGGACAGAAAAGCCTCTTTAGTGCTGCTGCATCAGCCGTATTCTGATCATTCAGACAGATTCATCGGAACCTTTCAGGTTCTGGGCCGGcagagtctgactggacgtcactactgggaggtggagtggaCGGCGAGAGGAGTGGATGTAGCAGTCACGTACAAGAACATCAGCAAGGCGGACCATGAATATGGGTTTGGATGCAACGACAAATCTTGGGGTTTAATTTGTTACGACAAAACTTTCACATTCCGCCACAAGAAGATCAGAACTCCCCTCTCGGGTccccgctctccctcctccagggTGGGAGTGTACCTGGACCACAGAGCAGGGGTCCTGGCTTTCTACAGCGTCTCCATGGCgaccatgactctcctccacagagtccacgTCGCCTTCACGCAGCCCGTCTACGCTGGAGTGAACATTTATCCCTGGGCCGTGCACTTCTGGAACCTGAGGAAAGGAACGTCTGTAGAGTTCCTGAAGCCTCAgtag